A genomic segment from Limosilactobacillus sp. encodes:
- a CDS encoding GNAT family N-acetyltransferase — translation MIERATSGDAAGLQKLLSDPRVTGPSHLLISPTLAASQFLIQSRHPLAIRRRTAPEKIIGLLFLTATGANQWELGYLLQVADWNRGLMTEALTGVVNRLKVGTVLEATVDRTNPASARVLEKIGFQQTTADARQTTWRYQKRLASEKD, via the coding sequence TTGATTGAGCGGGCGACCAGCGGGGACGCAGCAGGCCTGCAAAAATTATTGAGCGATCCGCGGGTGACTGGACCGAGCCATCTGCTGATTTCACCCACGTTAGCGGCCAGCCAGTTCTTGATCCAATCCCGTCATCCACTTGCCATCCGGCGCCGCACCGCCCCGGAAAAAATCATTGGCCTGCTCTTCCTGACGGCGACGGGGGCCAACCAGTGGGAGCTCGGCTACCTCCTCCAGGTGGCCGACTGGAATCGGGGACTGATGACCGAGGCCCTAACCGGGGTGGTGAACCGCCTAAAAGTGGGGACAGTGCTTGAAGCGACGGTTGACCGCACGAACCCGGCCTCGGCGCGGGTTCTGGAGAAAATTGGCTTTCAGCAAACCACCGCTGATGCCCGACAGACGACCTGGCGCTACCAAAAAAGACTTGCGTCAGAAAAAGATTAG